CTGGCCCGAGCTCTGCGACGAGCTCGGGGACCTGCTGCTCCAGGTCGTCTTCCACGCGCAGATCGCGCGCGAGGCTGGGCTGTTCGACTTCGACGACGTGGTCGAAGCGATCTCGGCCAAGCTCGTGCGCCGGCATCCGAACGTCTTCGGCGACGCGCGCGTCGAGACGGCCGCGGAGCAATCGCTCGCCTGGGACGCGCACAAGGCCGCCGAGCGCGAAGCCCGCGGCGTGGACGACCTGGACGCCGTGCCGCGCGCTCTCCCCGCGCTGATGCAGGCCGCAAAGCTCGCGCGCCGCGCGGACCGCGCCGGGCGGCGGTCGCGCGAGGGCGAACCGATCGGCGCAGCGGACGAGACGGCGGTGGGCGACGCGCTCTTCGAGCTCGCTCGCGGCGCCGCGCTTCGCGGCATCGATCCGGAGACCGCGCTGCGCAGGGCCTGTGAGCGCTTCCGCGCCCGAGCGCCGCGCGGCTAGGTTAGGATCGCGGCGATGCTCGACGGCCTGCGCGTTCTAGATCTGAGCGACGAGCGGGGTCTGCTCTGCGGCCAGATCCTCGCGGATCTCGGCGCCGACGTGATCCTGATCGAGCCGCCGTCGGGATCTCCCGCGCGCCGGCTCGGTCCGTTCCTCGGGGACGCGCGCGATCCCGAGCGCTCGCTCTTCTTCTGGGCCTACGCGCGCGGCCGGCGCGGCGTGGTGCTCGACCTCGACAGCGTCGACGGACGCGCGCGCCTGCGCGAGCTCGCGCGCCGAGCGGACTTCCTGATCGAGTCGTGGGCGCCGGGCCGGATGCGGGAGCTCGGTCTCGACCACGAGAGCCTCGCGCGCGACAACCCCGCGCTGATCGGCGTCTCGATCACGCCGTTCGGGCAGGACGGTCCGAAGTCCGGCTACGTTGCAACGGACCTGATCGCGATGGCGTCGGGCGGGCCCCTGTACCTGACCGGAGACGCCGACCGTGCGCCGCTTCGCGTCTCCGCGCCGCAGGCCTTCCACTTCGCGGCGGCCGAGGCGGCGATGGCGGCGCTCGTGGCGCATTTCGAGCGCGAGCGCTCCGGTCGCGGCCAAC
This portion of the Deltaproteobacteria bacterium genome encodes:
- the mazG gene encoding nucleoside triphosphate pyrophosphohydrolase; this translates as MPKIDRLLQLMARLRDPAGGCPWDLAQSFATIAPYTIEEAYEVDDAIRRAAWPELCDELGDLLLQVVFHAQIAREAGLFDFDDVVEAISAKLVRRHPNVFGDARVETAAEQSLAWDAHKAAEREARGVDDLDAVPRALPALMQAAKLARRADRAGRRSREGEPIGAADETAVGDALFELARGAALRGIDPETALRRACERFRARAPRG
- a CDS encoding CoA transferase, with protein sequence MLDGLRVLDLSDERGLLCGQILADLGADVILIEPPSGSPARRLGPFLGDARDPERSLFFWAYARGRRGVVLDLDSVDGRARLRELARRADFLIESWAPGRMRELGLDHESLARDNPALIGVSITPFGQDGPKSGYVATDLIAMASGGPLYLTGDADRAPLRVSAPQAFHFAAAEAAMAALVAHFERERSGRGQHVDVSAQQALGLATLYRILDAPWGQAPAERSSGGLQLGKLFMRMRFPTRDGWVVLGPG